The following coding sequences lie in one Waddliaceae bacterium genomic window:
- a CDS encoding rRNA pseudouridine synthase, translating to MNTKKQRLSKVLAAAGIASRRGSEKIIFEGKVSVNGVKTLVPQTMVDSDIDKIRVGGKLLN from the coding sequence ATGAACACAAAAAAACAACGGCTCAGTAAAGTCCTTGCCGCCGCTGGCATCGCTTCGCGTCGTGGCAGTGAGAAAATTATCTTCGAAGGCAAAGTTTCTGTCAATGGCGTAAAGACTCTCGTGCCACAGACGATGGTCGACAGCGATATTGATAAGATCCGCGTTGGCGGCAAGCTTCTCAAT